A stretch of the Glandiceps talaboti chromosome 23, keGlaTala1.1, whole genome shotgun sequence genome encodes the following:
- the LOC144452626 gene encoding uncharacterized protein LOC144452626 isoform X2, with protein sequence MRVLLLLAVALTGALAQECPSNIPWEAIAKGASQDENELYDEQLRPVYEISLFEIEEGYTPYESHTVGIVANDKTLPFIDFTVTVKNNDELCSAGVLKATNSRSSEVKSCPQVLVASDDKIKTKVSFRWKAPECGCVTIKATIMSDLTTYYMDDIGTTDGYLTKTVCPVGVVLPDITELTEEELEAIETADAIAGLSDDDVDMLQEIVESLVEEDSMETALIPGINVDISNGDMNMVIYNEICSEERQQTSLSNPVPHRLSIYPCCRVMGEERRDCFLTTEHPQYVLEKMEEARLTMMCDKMSMPDSEDLKNINREIYFCCVKPDMEERKQCFKEAKSERYNRFCRGENDNMFFTLNGDSTPNNGENREHFCCTEEGEDLVTCFDNEERRRFFPRVGEDVDEEAYDEMEGRRLERVCKRFESEEDEDMETSRRRHHRPRFEILRRCCQEPRGERRECIRQAKHERINSVCSTEETDDMAYIGGDEDEDMNELVPKYDRTSMCCQVNGEIRYSCFKRKLIQRYKMANRPMPQGPKGDMIMGHIEDSRIDRLCTKMTDGSMEDYDVKDDIVACCELPRLERNKCFKMSERTHLDNVCTGEEVDYMYRLGHYGEFVEEEDMDDVVTMDNPCCEESDEERYECFDLMSRLHLWTHRPRVRPMHRRPWRMDPEDRFSDEHREKICEKVMSGSEEEVEKELDDDESDRPNVRKGWRMQMESEELMDKMRQCCMMVGDESRQCMEESRKMKVDMTCERIEDEEDTGMWMYKKKQCCEKSGEERYNCFVDMHKRMPPFQKQTQKYWKDPENRFSEEHRERICTRLVEDDDPEDVEKEVDEEVEKVFENLALGKIMSNFRGMLGFFYRKLAKDTEFMDKISDCCLEVGDEDARNCFEEARKIRVDNMCEMAMENEEESEDGGTGFGIMGRMSFWMSGKRRCCSMEGDERYECMDEMKKPGMIGGMQRPDMGRPGPHMMGRWGKDSNEYMGQQGKGHDRPGRPGMGRDSDETMRPQRPGRPGRPEMGRDSDETMRPQRPGRPGRPGMGRDSDETMRPQRPGRPGRPGMGRDSDETMTPQRPDGRPGMGRPFRGVMIPTTEEKIELMCWRITTDDTETGSFSFNGRTRPQKNEGNKEELRTCCRKSGEERRSCVEVIRRQNIDKYCDESPAPSTDRPLQGFPLMRCCSNEGEELYECFTNEVERRQTGRLDEEKVDEFCETPVARTVLLRGMPPSRPGLPPAWCCEYENTERYECFSQAFPNMYIAPQFDLTADSVEPEQQYHPYQFYRESSEEERPYEPVMPETMKPEDQYIVDPRPVYEQVRREDYVDDTDDVNVDESSSSDDDEYEDEEEMGRCCRVGHAVGSKIDNFKFVQCTAKSVQFAQKKEVSRRCRRAFVRCCVGRKEKRDRD encoded by the exons TTGGTATTGTGGCAAACGACAAGACTCTCCCATTTATTGACTTTACCGTCACTGTTAAGAACAACGATGAACTTTGCTCCGCTGGTGTTCTCAAGGCTACCAACTCTCGTTCTAGCGAGGTCAAATCGTGTCCTCAAGTCCTGGTTGCCAGTGACGACAAGATAAAGACAAAGGTATCCTTCAGATGGAAGGCACCTGAGTGTGGCTGTGTTACAATCAA GGCAACCATAATGTCAGACTTGACCACTTACTACATGGACGATATTGGTACAACTGATGGGTACTTGACTAAGACAGTCTGTCCAGTGGGAGTCGTTTTACCag ATATTACAGAACTGACTGAAGAAGAATTGGAAGCCATTGAAACTGCAG ATGCTATTGCAGGTCTTAGTGATGATGATGTCGATATGTTGCAAGAAATAG TTGAATCACTCGTGGAAGAAGACTCCATGGAGACAGCGCTCATCCCAGGCATCAATGTTGATATCTCCAATGGTGATATGAATATGGTAATTTACAATGAAATCTGCTCTGAAGAGAGACAACAAACATCACTTAGCAACCCTGTTCCTCATCGTCTGTCCATCTATCCTTGCTGCAGAGTCATGG GTGAAGAACGTCGTGACTGCTTCCTTACCACAGAGCACCCTCAGTATGTGCTTGAAAAAATGGAGGAAGCCCGCCTTACAATGATGTGTGATAAGATGTCAATGCCAGACAGTGAAGATTTGAAGAACATAAATAGAGAGATTTATTTCTGTTGTGTCAAACCCGATATGGAAGAACGCAAGCAGTGTTTCAAAGAAGCAAAGAGTGAACGTTACAACCGATTTTGCCGTGGTGAAAATGATAATATGTTCTTCACTCTCAATGGTGACAGCACACCTAACAATGGAGAAAACAGAGAGCACTTCTGCTGCACTGAAGAAGGCGAGGATTTGGTGACATGTTTTGATAATGAAGAACGTCGTAGGTTTTTCCCACGTGTTGGAGAAGATGTAGATGAGGAAGCTTATGACGAAATGGAAGGCAGACGTCTGGAGAGAGTCTGTAAGCGATTTGAATCTGAGGAAGATGAGGATATGGAAACTTCGCGTCGACGTCATCATCGCCCTCGCTTTGAGATTCTGCGTAGATGTTGCCAAGAGCCACGTGGAGAGCGTCGTGAATGCATCCGCCAAGCAAAACATGAACGTATTAACAGTGTCTGTTCAACTGAAGAGACCGATGATATGGCATACATTGGTGGAGATGAAGACGAGGATATGAACGAATTGGTGCCAAAATATGATCGCACCAGCATGTGTTGCCAAGTCAATGGTGAAATACGGTACAGCTGCTTTAAGAGGAAACTAATCCAGCGTTACAAGATGGCCAACCGACCAATGCCACAAGGTCCAAAAGGTGACATGATTATGGGCCATATTGAAGACAGTCGTATCGACCGTTTGTGCACCAAGATGACAGATGGGAGCATGGAAGACTATGATGTGAAGGATGACATTGTAGCTTGCTGTGAACTCCCTCGTCTGGAACGCAACAAGTGTTTCAAAATGTCTGAGCGTACCCATCTCGATAACGTGTGCACAGGAGAGGAAGTCGACTATATGTACCGTCTGGGTCACTATGGTGAATTCGTTGAAGAAGAAGACATGGATGATGTTGTTACCATGGATAACCCATGCTGTGAGGAAAGTGATGAAGAACGTTATGAATGCTTTGATCTGATGAGCCGGTTGCATCTCTGGACACATAGACCAAGAGTGAGGCCTATGCACCGTCGTCCATGGAGGATGGACCCAGAAGACCGCTTTAGTGATGAGCACAGAGAAAAGATCTGTGAGAAAGTTATGTCTGGTTCAGAAGAAGAAGTAGAAAAGGAgcttgatgatgatgaaagtGATCGCCCTAATGTTCGTAAGGGATGGAGAATGCAGATGGAGAGTGAAGAATTGATGGACAAGATGCGCCAGTGTTGTATGATGGTGGGTGATGAGAGTCGTCAATGTATGGAAGAGTCACGCAAAATGAAAGTTGATATGACTTGTGAAAGAATTGAAGATGAAGAAGATACTGGTATGTGGATGTACAAAAAGAAGCAATGTTGTGAGAAGAGTGGAGAGGAACGCTACAACTGCTTTGTAGACATGCACAAAAGGATGCCACCATTCCAAAAACAAACGCAAAAGTACTGGAAGGACCCTGAAAACCGCTTCAGTGAAGAACACCGTGAAAGAATTTGTACCAGATTGGTTGAAGATGATGACCCTGAAGATGTTGAAAAGGAAGTAGATGAAGAGGTAGAAAAGGTCTTTGAAAATCTCGCCTTGGGAAAAATAATGAGCAACTTCCGTGGTATGCTGGGTTTCTTTTATAGAAAGTTGGCCAAAGATACCGAATTCATGGATAAGATTAGCGACTGCTGTCTTGAAGTTGGAGATGAAGATGCTCGCAATTGTTTTGAAGAAGCTCGCAAAATTAGAGTCGATAACATGTGTGAAATGGCCATGGAGAACGAGGAAGAAAGTGAGGATGGAGGTACTGGATTTGGTATCATGGGTAGAATGTCTTTCTGGATGTCTGGAAAGAGACGATGCTGCTCCATGGAGGGTGATGAACGCTACGAATGCATGGACGAAATGAAAAAGCCTGGAATGATTGGAGGAATGCAAAGACCTGACATGGGAAGACCTGGCCCCCACATGATGGGAAGATGGGGAAAGGACAGCAATGAATATATGGGACAACAAGGAAAGGGACATGACCGTCCAGGAAGACCTGGAATGGGAAGAGACAGCGATGAAACAATGAGACCACAGCGTCCAGGACGTCCAGGAAGACCTGAAATGGGAAGAGACAGCGATGAAACAATGAGACCACAGCGTCCAGGACGTCCAGGAAGACCTGGAATGGGAAGAGACAGCGATGAAACAATGAGACCACAACGTCCAGGACGTCCAGGAAGACCTGGAATGGGAAGAGACAGTGATGAGACAATGACACCTCAACGACCAGATGGAAGACCTGGCATGGGACGGCCCTTCAGAGGAGTTATGATCCCAACCACTGAAGAGAAGATTGAACTCATGTGTTGGCGTATAACGACTGATGATACTGAAACTGGCAGCTTCTCATTCAATGGAAGGACCAGACCACAAAAGAATGAAGGTAACAAAGAAGAACTTCGCACGTGTTGTAGGAAGTCCGGAGAAGAAAGAAGAAGTTGTGTCGAAGTGATCAGACGTCAGAACATCGATAAATATTGTGATGAATCTCCAGCTCCAAGTACTGACAGACCACTACAAGGTTTCCCACTTATGAGATGTTGCAGCAATGAGGGAGAGGAACTTTATGAATGTTTCACAAATGAGGTGGAAAGAAGACAAACAGGCAGG CTCGATGAAGAGAAAGTAGATGAATTTTGTGAAACCCCCGTGGCTAGAACAGTTCTATTGAGAGGCATGCCACCATCAAGGCCAGGATTACCCCCAGCATGGTGCTGCGAATATGAAAATACAGAACGTTATGAATGCTTCTCACAGGCATTTCCTAATATGTACATAGCTCCTCAGTTT gaCTTGACCGCTGACAGCGTTGAACCAGAACAACAATACCACCCCTATCAATTTTACCGGGAATCGTCCGAGGAAGAAAGACCTTATGAGCCAGTGATGCCCGAAACAATGAAACCTGAAGATCAGTACATAGTAGATCCTCGTCCTGTGTATGAACAAGTTCGACGAGAAGACTATGTTGATGATACTGATGATGTCAACGTAGACGAGTCATCAAGCTCAG atgatgatgaatatGAGGATGAGGAAGAGATGGGAAGATGCTGCCGCGTTGGACATGCTGTTGGcagtaaaattgataatttcaaatttgtacaatgtactgctAAATCCGTACAGTTTGCACAGAAAAAAGAGGTTTCCCGTAGATGCAGAAGAGCATTCGTCAG GTGCTGTGTTGGTCGAAAGGAAAAAAGAGATAGAGACTAA
- the LOC144452626 gene encoding uncharacterized protein LOC144452626 isoform X1, whose translation MRVLLLLAVALTGALAQECPSNIPWEAIAKGASQDENELYDEQLRPVYEISLFEIEEGYTPYESHTVGIVANDKTLPFIDFTVTVKNNDELCSAGVLKATNSRSSEVKSCPQVLVASDDKIKTKVSFRWKAPECGCVTIKATIMSDLTTYYMDDIGTTDGYLTKTVCPVGVVLPDITELTEEELEAIETADAIAGLSDDDVDMLQEIVESLVEEDSMETALIPGINVDISNGDMNMVIYNEICSEERQQTSLSNPVPHRLSIYPCCRVMGEERRDCFLTTEHPQYVLEKMEEARLTMMCDKMSMPDSEDLKNINREIYFCCVKPDMEERKQCFKEAKSERYNRFCRGENDNMFFTLNGDSTPNNGENREHFCCTEEGEDLVTCFDNEERRRFFPRVGEDVDEEAYDEMEGRRLERVCKRFESEEDEDMETSRRRHHRPRFEILRRCCQEPRGERRECIRQAKHERINSVCSTEETDDMAYIGGDEDEDMNELVPKYDRTSMCCQVNGEIRYSCFKRKLIQRYKMANRPMPQGPKGDMIMGHIEDSRIDRLCTKMTDGSMEDYDVKDDIVACCELPRLERNKCFKMSERTHLDNVCTGEEVDYMYRLGHYGEFVEEEDMDDVVTMDNPCCEESDEERYECFDLMSRLHLWTHRPRVRPMHRRPWRMDPEDRFSDEHREKICEKVMSGSEEEVEKELDDDESDRPNVRKGWRMQMESEELMDKMRQCCMMVGDESRQCMEESRKMKVDMTCERIEDEEDTGMWMYKKKQCCEKSGEERYNCFVDMHKRMPPFQKQTQKYWKDPENRFSEEHRERICTRLVEDDDPEDVEKEVDEEVEKVFENLALGKIMSNFRGMLGFFYRKLAKDTEFMDKISDCCLEVGDEDARNCFEEARKIRVDNMCEMAMENEEESEDGGTGFGIMGRMSFWMSGKRRCCSMEGDERYECMDEMKKPGMIGGMQRPDMGRPGPHMMGRWGKDSNEYMGQQGKGHDRPGRPGMGRDSDETMRPQRPGRPGRPEMGRDSDETMRPQRPGRPGRPGMGRDSDETMRPQRPGRPGRPGMGRDSDETMTPQRPDGRPGMGRPFRGVMIPTTEEKIELMCWRITTDDTETGSFSFNGRTRPQKNEGNKEELRTCCRKSGEERRSCVEVIRRQNIDKYCDESPAPSTDRPLQGFPLMRCCSNEGEELYECFTNEVERRQTGRLDEEKVDEFCETPVARTVLLRGMPPSRPGLPPAWCCEYENTERYECFSQAFPNMYIAPQFDLTADSVEPEQQYHPYQFYRESSEEERPYEPVMPETMKPEDQYIVDPRPVYEQVRREDYVDDTDDVNVDESSSSEEDDDEYEDEEEMGRCCRVGHAVGSKIDNFKFVQCTAKSVQFAQKKEVSRRCRRAFVRCCVGRKEKRDRD comes from the exons TTGGTATTGTGGCAAACGACAAGACTCTCCCATTTATTGACTTTACCGTCACTGTTAAGAACAACGATGAACTTTGCTCCGCTGGTGTTCTCAAGGCTACCAACTCTCGTTCTAGCGAGGTCAAATCGTGTCCTCAAGTCCTGGTTGCCAGTGACGACAAGATAAAGACAAAGGTATCCTTCAGATGGAAGGCACCTGAGTGTGGCTGTGTTACAATCAA GGCAACCATAATGTCAGACTTGACCACTTACTACATGGACGATATTGGTACAACTGATGGGTACTTGACTAAGACAGTCTGTCCAGTGGGAGTCGTTTTACCag ATATTACAGAACTGACTGAAGAAGAATTGGAAGCCATTGAAACTGCAG ATGCTATTGCAGGTCTTAGTGATGATGATGTCGATATGTTGCAAGAAATAG TTGAATCACTCGTGGAAGAAGACTCCATGGAGACAGCGCTCATCCCAGGCATCAATGTTGATATCTCCAATGGTGATATGAATATGGTAATTTACAATGAAATCTGCTCTGAAGAGAGACAACAAACATCACTTAGCAACCCTGTTCCTCATCGTCTGTCCATCTATCCTTGCTGCAGAGTCATGG GTGAAGAACGTCGTGACTGCTTCCTTACCACAGAGCACCCTCAGTATGTGCTTGAAAAAATGGAGGAAGCCCGCCTTACAATGATGTGTGATAAGATGTCAATGCCAGACAGTGAAGATTTGAAGAACATAAATAGAGAGATTTATTTCTGTTGTGTCAAACCCGATATGGAAGAACGCAAGCAGTGTTTCAAAGAAGCAAAGAGTGAACGTTACAACCGATTTTGCCGTGGTGAAAATGATAATATGTTCTTCACTCTCAATGGTGACAGCACACCTAACAATGGAGAAAACAGAGAGCACTTCTGCTGCACTGAAGAAGGCGAGGATTTGGTGACATGTTTTGATAATGAAGAACGTCGTAGGTTTTTCCCACGTGTTGGAGAAGATGTAGATGAGGAAGCTTATGACGAAATGGAAGGCAGACGTCTGGAGAGAGTCTGTAAGCGATTTGAATCTGAGGAAGATGAGGATATGGAAACTTCGCGTCGACGTCATCATCGCCCTCGCTTTGAGATTCTGCGTAGATGTTGCCAAGAGCCACGTGGAGAGCGTCGTGAATGCATCCGCCAAGCAAAACATGAACGTATTAACAGTGTCTGTTCAACTGAAGAGACCGATGATATGGCATACATTGGTGGAGATGAAGACGAGGATATGAACGAATTGGTGCCAAAATATGATCGCACCAGCATGTGTTGCCAAGTCAATGGTGAAATACGGTACAGCTGCTTTAAGAGGAAACTAATCCAGCGTTACAAGATGGCCAACCGACCAATGCCACAAGGTCCAAAAGGTGACATGATTATGGGCCATATTGAAGACAGTCGTATCGACCGTTTGTGCACCAAGATGACAGATGGGAGCATGGAAGACTATGATGTGAAGGATGACATTGTAGCTTGCTGTGAACTCCCTCGTCTGGAACGCAACAAGTGTTTCAAAATGTCTGAGCGTACCCATCTCGATAACGTGTGCACAGGAGAGGAAGTCGACTATATGTACCGTCTGGGTCACTATGGTGAATTCGTTGAAGAAGAAGACATGGATGATGTTGTTACCATGGATAACCCATGCTGTGAGGAAAGTGATGAAGAACGTTATGAATGCTTTGATCTGATGAGCCGGTTGCATCTCTGGACACATAGACCAAGAGTGAGGCCTATGCACCGTCGTCCATGGAGGATGGACCCAGAAGACCGCTTTAGTGATGAGCACAGAGAAAAGATCTGTGAGAAAGTTATGTCTGGTTCAGAAGAAGAAGTAGAAAAGGAgcttgatgatgatgaaagtGATCGCCCTAATGTTCGTAAGGGATGGAGAATGCAGATGGAGAGTGAAGAATTGATGGACAAGATGCGCCAGTGTTGTATGATGGTGGGTGATGAGAGTCGTCAATGTATGGAAGAGTCACGCAAAATGAAAGTTGATATGACTTGTGAAAGAATTGAAGATGAAGAAGATACTGGTATGTGGATGTACAAAAAGAAGCAATGTTGTGAGAAGAGTGGAGAGGAACGCTACAACTGCTTTGTAGACATGCACAAAAGGATGCCACCATTCCAAAAACAAACGCAAAAGTACTGGAAGGACCCTGAAAACCGCTTCAGTGAAGAACACCGTGAAAGAATTTGTACCAGATTGGTTGAAGATGATGACCCTGAAGATGTTGAAAAGGAAGTAGATGAAGAGGTAGAAAAGGTCTTTGAAAATCTCGCCTTGGGAAAAATAATGAGCAACTTCCGTGGTATGCTGGGTTTCTTTTATAGAAAGTTGGCCAAAGATACCGAATTCATGGATAAGATTAGCGACTGCTGTCTTGAAGTTGGAGATGAAGATGCTCGCAATTGTTTTGAAGAAGCTCGCAAAATTAGAGTCGATAACATGTGTGAAATGGCCATGGAGAACGAGGAAGAAAGTGAGGATGGAGGTACTGGATTTGGTATCATGGGTAGAATGTCTTTCTGGATGTCTGGAAAGAGACGATGCTGCTCCATGGAGGGTGATGAACGCTACGAATGCATGGACGAAATGAAAAAGCCTGGAATGATTGGAGGAATGCAAAGACCTGACATGGGAAGACCTGGCCCCCACATGATGGGAAGATGGGGAAAGGACAGCAATGAATATATGGGACAACAAGGAAAGGGACATGACCGTCCAGGAAGACCTGGAATGGGAAGAGACAGCGATGAAACAATGAGACCACAGCGTCCAGGACGTCCAGGAAGACCTGAAATGGGAAGAGACAGCGATGAAACAATGAGACCACAGCGTCCAGGACGTCCAGGAAGACCTGGAATGGGAAGAGACAGCGATGAAACAATGAGACCACAACGTCCAGGACGTCCAGGAAGACCTGGAATGGGAAGAGACAGTGATGAGACAATGACACCTCAACGACCAGATGGAAGACCTGGCATGGGACGGCCCTTCAGAGGAGTTATGATCCCAACCACTGAAGAGAAGATTGAACTCATGTGTTGGCGTATAACGACTGATGATACTGAAACTGGCAGCTTCTCATTCAATGGAAGGACCAGACCACAAAAGAATGAAGGTAACAAAGAAGAACTTCGCACGTGTTGTAGGAAGTCCGGAGAAGAAAGAAGAAGTTGTGTCGAAGTGATCAGACGTCAGAACATCGATAAATATTGTGATGAATCTCCAGCTCCAAGTACTGACAGACCACTACAAGGTTTCCCACTTATGAGATGTTGCAGCAATGAGGGAGAGGAACTTTATGAATGTTTCACAAATGAGGTGGAAAGAAGACAAACAGGCAGG CTCGATGAAGAGAAAGTAGATGAATTTTGTGAAACCCCCGTGGCTAGAACAGTTCTATTGAGAGGCATGCCACCATCAAGGCCAGGATTACCCCCAGCATGGTGCTGCGAATATGAAAATACAGAACGTTATGAATGCTTCTCACAGGCATTTCCTAATATGTACATAGCTCCTCAGTTT gaCTTGACCGCTGACAGCGTTGAACCAGAACAACAATACCACCCCTATCAATTTTACCGGGAATCGTCCGAGGAAGAAAGACCTTATGAGCCAGTGATGCCCGAAACAATGAAACCTGAAGATCAGTACATAGTAGATCCTCGTCCTGTGTATGAACAAGTTCGACGAGAAGACTATGTTGATGATACTGATGATGTCAACGTAGACGAGTCATCAAGCTCAG AGgaagatgatgatgaatatGAGGATGAGGAAGAGATGGGAAGATGCTGCCGCGTTGGACATGCTGTTGGcagtaaaattgataatttcaaatttgtacaatgtactgctAAATCCGTACAGTTTGCACAGAAAAAAGAGGTTTCCCGTAGATGCAGAAGAGCATTCGTCAG GTGCTGTGTTGGTCGAAAGGAAAAAAGAGATAGAGACTAA